CCGGCAGCGGCTCGGCGTCGGGAGACTCGCTCATATAAACGTGATCGCCATTGGCGTAGCTGACGGTCGCTGAAACCTGGCTGCCATCCTGACGCAGCAGGCAGTATTCACTGTGCAACAGGTAAGCAGCGACGGCCTTCCTCGGCGGGACATACGTGATAATTTCCAGGGGCGAGGAATGACTCCAGCCTTTCGCGGAGCGTTGGGTGTGCGTGAATTCACGACCCAGCTGCGCCGAAAAAATCATCTCAAACGCCTGTGGATGCGCAGGCCACTCTTTGCTCAAGTCGACGCTGGTGTTGAATGCCAAGGCCCTGGCGTTACCGCCCAGTTCGCCCTTGTCGGCCGTCCACATGAACGGCTGAGGGGTCGACCCGGTGTTGTGTCCGAAACCGGCGAGGCGATGACGGTCCGTGCGTTCGAGTCGATAGGTGGGCGACGCCTGAAGCTGTTCGACTGCGCTCAGTTCGGGGTCTTTTACACAGAACCACGGCAGCTCGCAGACTTGCAGCGTGGCGGCGTCTTCATTGTCAGAGGATGGGCTTTCATGCCCGGTGAGTGCGGGAGGTGGCGGCAGGTCGCTCAGTTGCGCGGTCAGCGCCAGGCGTAGCGAGTAGGTCTCGGTGCCTGGCTTGGCATAACTGTCATGGCCAAGGAAGGTACCGGGCGCCAGGTAAGCTTCACCGGCGGGCGCATCGGGCGGCGTGACCGACCAGAGGCTTAAATCGTTGGCCGAACCGCTGCCTTTGTCGTTCCAGATCAGCTCGCCCACTTGCGCCGTCACGATCAGGTCTTCTCGCACACAGCGCACGGCATGGCGCGAGGGTTTGTCGTAGCCGACGCCACACACCAGCCCCATCGTGACGTAGCCTTGCGGGGCAAGCGGGCGCCAGATGGAAAAGTTGGCATGCGCCCCAGTCCCTTCATCGTGCCACACCAGATGATAGTCAACGGGCGGACGCAGCGCCGTGCCGTCGGCCTTGTTCGCGTCGCTCACGACGGCGACGATCCTGCTTTGATTGATATTGCGATAGTGACCGACCGCAATATCACCCAAGGCGTAAAACGGGCTGAGTACATCGGACGTTGTGCTCGGCCGCCAGAAGCCGACGGCCTTGTGCGCGTGGGTTCCCTTGTCGTTCCACAGCGGCAGGAACTCGCTGGTAAAGCTGATGAGCAGGTCGTTGAATTGCAGAGGTTTCATGGAAGTCGCTCCAGTTGATTGGAGCATCAACTGTCGAGCAGTGAACGCATGGCCTGGCTGTATCTATTTACGCGCAGGAAGGTAGGTGCCGTTTTTGCCGTGGCCTGCCATCGCCTGGTTGCTGCGCACACTGATCATCAACCGGATATCGATCCACTCGACGCCCTGGGCCTTGAGTTTGGGCAACTCGCGCTCCAGGACCGCGAGGGTTTGCGGGTAGGGGTGGCCGATCATCACCGCGGAGCCCTGTTTGTGGGCCAGCTTGATTGCGGTTTGCAGTTGGGTGGTGATCGCCGCTTCGGTGCGTTCGTCATCGAGGAACACATCCCGCGAGACATGGGCCAGACCAATCCTCTGTGCCTCGGCCGCCGCGACAGTCTGCGCGCTGGTGCGGCTGTCGACAAAAAACTTGTTGCGTCGTTGCAGCTCGCTCATCAACCAGGCCATGGCCTGCGGTTGCGCGGTCATGCGGCTGCCCATGTGGTTGTTGATGCCGGCGGTGAAGGGTACGGCCTGGAATGCGGCGTCGAGGCGCTTGCCGAGTTCTTCGATGGAAAGTTCGGGGTGCCAGGCGAACGGGCCGGTGGCCGGGTCCATGGGCATGTGCAGGATCACGATTTTGCCGGCCTTGTGCGCTTCGCGGGCAAACTCGGCGGCGTGGGGCGTGTCGGGCATGATCGCCGTGGTCACCGGCCCGGGGAGAGCCAGCACGCGACGATCCCGGGGCAGGTTTTGCCCGAGGTCGTCGATGATCAGGGTGAGGTAGGCTTTTTGCGGCTCGCCGGCCGGGGTCGCATGGGCGACGCCGGCCAGGCTGCACAGCAAGGCGATGATCAGGGCAACGCGCATATCAACGGCTGCGCGTGATGCTCAGGCCCTTGAGCAGGCTCAGCGCCTGGGCCAGTTGGTAGTCATCGTCCTGGGGCATCGGCTTGGCTTTCTTACCGCTGTCTGTCGGTTGGTCGGCGCCGCCATTGCCATTACCCAGGTGACCTTGCAAGTCCGCCTCTTTGTAATACTCGCTGTCGATCTCGTTGGTGATCTTGGCCTTGCGCACCTCAATGTCGGGCACGATGCCTTGGGCCTGGATCGATCGGCCGTTCGGCGTGTAGTACAAGGCCGTGGTGATCTTCAATGCACGCTCGTTGTTCAGCGGCAGCACGGTTTGCACCGAGCCTTTGCCGAAGCTGTTGGTGCCCATCAGCACGCCGCGTTTCTGGTCTTGCAGGGCGCCGGCGACGATCTCCGAAGCCGAGGCGCTGCCGCCGTTGATCAGCACCGCCAGTGGCACGTTCTCGCTAAGGTCGTTGCCGGTGGCGGAGAAGCGCAGCTCGGAATTGGCGATGCGACCCTTGGTGTAGACAATAAGACCCTTGGTGATGAAGTGGTCGACCACTTCCACCGCCGACTGCAGCACGCCGCCCGGGTTGTTGCGCAGGTCGAGCACGATGCCGTTGAGCTTCTTGCCGTTGTCCTTGCGCAGCTTGGCCAGGGCCTTGGCCACTTCATCACCGGTCTTGACCTGGAACTGGGTGATACGGATGTAACCGTAGCCCGCCTCCAGCAACTGGCTCTTCACGCTCTTGACCACGATGGTCGCGCGGGTCAGCGTCACGTCGAACGGGTTGCCGCCGTCGCGCACCAGGGTCAGGGTGATCTTCTGCCCGATCTTGCCGCGCATCTTGTCGACGGCTTCGGTCATGGTCTGGCCACGGGTCGGCTGGCCGTTGATCTTGACGATAAAGTCACCGGCCTGGATACCGGCCTTGGACGCTGGCGTGTCGTCGATCGGCGACACTACCTTGATGTTGCCGTCTTCGGAGCCGACCTCGATGCCCAGGCCACCGAATTCACCGCTGGTGCTTTCCTGCAGCTCGGCGAAATCTTCCGGGCCCAGGTAGGCGGAGTGCGGGTCGAGGTTGCTGAGCATGCCCTTGATGGCATTTTCCAGCAGGGTCTTGTCGTCCACGGGTTCGACATAGGCTGCCTTGATCCGGTCCATGACCTCGGCAAAGGTGCGCAGCTCGTCCAGCGGCAACGGCGCCCTAGTGGTCGCGGCAGAGGTCGCGGCCGTGGCGGCGGGTGCAGCCGGGGCGGCCTGATCGGCGAAAGCCAGGGGCGCGCCGATCACCAGGGCGATCGTCAGGGCCAGCGAAGTGAGGCGGGACAAATGCAGCATGTCGAACGAACTCCTAATGTAGATGCGATCCTATCCTTGGGAACGGCACCATTGTGCGGGATCGCTCGGGCGACCCTGCTGACGAATAGCGAAGTACAGCGCCGGGGTGTCCTGGCCACCACTGTTACCGACAGTGGAGATGGACTCACCGGCTTTTACAACATCACCTGCCGACTTGAGTAATGTCTGATTGTGGCCATAAAGGCTCAAATAGCCATTCCCGTGGTCGAGAATCACCAGCAAACCGGCGCCGCGCAGCCAATCGGCAAACACCACGCGTCCACCGTGAACGGCATGCACCTGGCTGCCGGCGGAGGCGCTGATCATCACGCCATCCCACTTGGCGCGGGTGTCATCGCCACGGGTTTCACCAAAGCGTGCCAGTAATCGACCATCAACCGGCCACGGAAGTTTGCCGCGTGCTGAAGCAAAAGGGCCGCCGAACGACTCACCAGCACTGGAAACCAGTGGGCCAGGGGTTGCATGCGCCGGTTTGCGCGGTGCCGGTGCGTCCGAGGTGGCTGCCAGTTCGGCCTCACGCTGGCGCTTTTTTTCGGCTTCCTGCTGGGCGATCAGCGCTTTCTGCCGCGCTTCCTCCGCCTCACGTGCCTGGCGCGCCAGGGTTTCCTCGATGGTCTTGAGTACTTTGGCCAAGTCGGCCTGGTCCTGCTCGCGGGCCTGCAGCTTGGCGTCGCGGGCCTTTACGTCGTCATTGAGCTTGGCCAGGGCCAGCTGGCGCTCCTTGCGCACTTTGTCCAATTCGTTGCGCTGGGTGTCGAGGGCGCTTTTCTGGTCCTGCAACTGCGACTGCTGGTTGGCGATTTCCTGCTCGACGTTGACCAGCTGGCGCAGGGTCTCGTTGAAGCTTTTAAGCTGCTCCAGGCGCGCCTTGCTCAAGTAGTCGTAGTAGGTCAGGGTGCGCGCGAATTTCTCGGGGTTTTGCTGGTTGAGCAGCAGCTTGAGGTATTCCTGGCGGCCGTTCTGGTAGGCGGCGCGGGCCTGGATCGCGATCAAGCGTTGCTGTTCAACGCGTGCGCTCTGGAGTTTTTTTTTCTCAGCGTCGAGTCGCTCCAGTTCCGACTCGCTCTTCTTTAGTTCTTTTTGCAGCTCCTGGACCTGCTTCTCCAGCTTGCCCATTTCGGTTTCCGTGCCGCGCAGATCTTTCTGCACCCCGGACTTTTCTTCCTGGAGCTTGCCCAGCAGCTTCTTCAGCTCGGCAATGTCCTGACGCGTAGCGTCCAACTGTTGTTGGGTTTGTGCGCGCTCATCGGCAAACGCCGGTTGGAGCAGGCAGACAAGAGCAAGGGTAATCAAGGCGCGAAGCATAGAGGCGGGCGACACCAGGGAAAGGGACGGTCTAGTATGCCCGGCCCACGCTGCAAAAAAAACGCCTCAAAGCCAACTGCTTTGAGGCGTTCGTCATAAAAAGCCGTTCAGGGCGATTTAATTGGGCGGTTTGAAGGTTAAATACTATCGAAGAAACGCTTTGAAACGCTCGACCTGCACTGGTTTTTGCTGCTGAGAATAGACTCACGAGCCCTCAAATCAGGCAGTTGGCGCGATCGGCAATGTCCGGTATTCATGAGTCAAAAGGCCAGCAAACCTGGCTCGATTACGGATTGCCCGACCTGCGTAGCCTTGATCGGGCTCTACGTTCTTGCGCACTCGAGGAGGTGTTGGCGGGCAAGGACATTACCGATGCGGTCGATATCGTAGCTTCAAACTTGGGGATTACCGATTCGGCATGCCCTCAGGTATGTATAGATTCACCTATGGGCAGGGTGTTGATCCAGCGCATGACGCTGCGGCACATCGTTGAAAAGCGGCAAGATGCCAGAGAGCGATACGTAAAATTCGCGCTGGATACGTTGACAGGGCCTCTGGAAATCTGGCGTGTCGCCTATAGCGACGGCTCGGCTGGCGTTCATCGGTGCTTATGAAACCAAGCCGTAGATGCTGGTGGTGGTGAATATCCAGGCAGGTAATGTCAAGCTTAGGTAGCTATGTCAACAGCTGTCGCCCAAATATCCGGCTGCTCATCCCTCGATCCGCCCCTCAAAACAAGGTAAACTGTCGAAATCTAGGAGACTTTTAATGATTGATGCAGTTGACCTTTTTTGCGGCGCGGGAGGCTTAACAGCGGGCTTGCGTAAAGCTAACATTCATGTACGCGCTGGCTATGACAATGACGCTAATTGCGAACACGCATATACGGTCAATAATCATGCGAGCTTTATCAATAAGGACGTTCAAGAAGTAACTGTTGAAGAAGTAAAAAACTGGTATCAAAAAGGAAGTATAAAACTCCTTGCTGGTTGCGCGCCGTGCCAGCCCTTCTCTACATACAATCAGGGAAAAGATGCAAGCCTAGATAGAAAATGGCCTTTGCTATACGCATTCCAGCGCCTTATAAAAGGTGTTAAGCCAGAACTTGTAACGATGGAAAATGTTCCTGACGTTACTAAACATGAAGTCTATCATGATTTTGTTGCCTCACTAAAAGCCCAAAAATATCATGTGTGGGAGGGGCGTGTTGCTTGTGCCGACTACGGCTTGCCTCAAAAAAGACAACGCCATGTTTTATTGGCTTCAAAGTTCGGACCAATCAGTTTAATGCCCAAAACGCATAATATTCACGTGACTGTTGAGCAGGTGCTGAAGAAATATGCAAAACTCCACGCCGGGGAACACCACTCATCAGACCCACTTCACCGAGCAGCTAAGTTATCCCCTACCAATATGGCCCGCATAATGCTGTCAACGCAGGGCGGGACTTGGAGAGACTGGCCAGAGTCTTTGAGAGCCAACTGTCACAAAAAAGAAAGTGGAAAAACATATGCCAGTGTATATGGACGTATGAAATGGTCTGAGCCCAGCCCTACAATGACGACTTTATGTTATGGATTCGGAAATGGACGGTTTGGGCATCCTGAGCAGAATAGAGCTATATCCTTAAGAGAGGCTGCAACCCTACAGTCATTTCCAGATGATTATGAATTCCTACCGGCCGAAAAAATAAATTTTAAAGCTGTAGGAAGAATGATCGGTAACGCCGTACCCGTCATACTGGGCGAAGTAATCGGGCACAGCCTTAATATTCACATGCAAGAATATCGTTAAAGGTATAAAAGCCCATTTCACTGTCAGCTATTGCTTCGGCGTGGAAGCAGAAGCTTCTTCTTGCGCAAGGCTGGCAATCATGTACCTGGACAAACGAATCGTAAAATCTAACAAGCGGCTGCTTTCGGCCGAGTGATCAGCAGTATGTGCTATTTTGTTTCTCGCCTCAGTAATATCAATCAAATTGTTCATAAGCTCATTCTTCTGTAGTTCCGTAAGATCGCTTCCATCATCTTCAGTTTTTATTAGCTTTTGATAAAGTAACAGCATCATTGCTTTTGGATTGGAATTTTTTAAAGTTGAAATTAACTTCCCATCCGTCATATTAAATAAGTCGAGAGCTAGGATTTTACAAAAGCTATCAGATCTAAATCTTGATTCAATAATTTTATAAAAACACAAAAAGCTTTCGTCGTAGAAGCCTAGAAATTTATAGTGAACGCCTTTACCAAAGTGCTTTCTCAGATTCTCAGGAATTGTCAGTGAATGCTCATACGCTGCAACTATTTCTTTGGCCTTTACCGCCAGCGGATGAATAGGGTTATGCCCCGCTGTTTCCTGCCCCCCTCCCACTTGGGTAATCCTAGAGTAATAGCCGTTTTGAAGTAAATATAAATTCAACGTTGAAGGAATCTGTCTCGCAAGAAAACCTGAAAACTCTATGAAAGATAAAATCTCGTCTCTTAGTATCGTTGCCTTCTGCAAAATTAGTGACGACAGATAAACCCTCATATGTGTTGCGGGATCTATTTGTCCATTTTTGTCAATCTTTTTTGCTATGTCACTTTCTATTTTTGCATAGCCAATTTTTTTCAAAACAAAGCAAACGGAAACGAAGTATTTTTCTGTCTTGTCATACCCTGAAGGTGCGCAACTTTCTATAGAAATTGAATTTACCAGCACACCTCCTTTTATGTGTAGGCGACTAAAATTCAAATTTAAAGTGGGGATCTCCAACTCGTCAAGAGTAACAGGCTCATTTTTAACATTCATCTTCCTAAAAGCTACCGCATTAGTAAAACTGAAACCGGCGTCAATATGAAAATCCAATGTGAAAGTGGGTTTATTTTCTTTGCTTTCTAAAAATCGCTCCCAGTTTACAAAATCACGGGTCCGTGGATGATACATTTCCATCTCCTACTGACTGTCAGGCGTATTTAAGCTTAGGTAATAATCGCTCACTCATAAATGATCGGAATATTATCGTTCAATAGCTTTAGTTGCTTTAAGAGTTGTATCAAAAAATTTTCATGTGTCGAAAATGTATCGCAGATGATTTAGTCAAATCATTTGTGATTAAACGTACGGCGCGCTCAAACGACTCATTCAAGGGCGCCCACTCTCACTCTTCAGATTTACACCCTAATCAAGAATCCCGAACTCAATGCTCAATAGCTGTCCGCTAGTATACGACTTGCATCAATAGATGCCGCAGCATGCCTAGCACGAGCCTCTAGGTACGTGAGACTTCTAGATTGTCTACCTTAGAAGTGAGAGCGATATATCATCAGAAATGTGTCACGCATACTGCCGAAAAAAACGTGGCATTAAATATCTATTAGAAACCGCGCTTCTTATATTTCCGTATATGAAGCGCTACTTCCTAAGCCTGTACAGCAACCTCAAAAGGGTAGGGAATACGAGCGCCTTCGCCTACTCTGATAAGATGCTTTAAAACCCCATTCCCATCTCGGCTTTTCCTCTGAAACTCACTTAATACTTCCCAGCCTGCTAATGAGTGGATTGAGAAAATCGTGAGCTCAAAAGCGGAGCTGGCAAACATATAAAATGTTGGAAAATGAACAGGCAACCAATTTATGCACCCTGGGAATGGTGAATCAGAGCTATTAGATATGATAGGTTGCACGTGAAAAAAACCGTGCTTGTTCCCCGGGAACCGCTCCGGATGCTCGAAGCGGAAACCAAAGCTATTTACATCGTTACCTACACCCGATAGAAGCAAGCATATCGTCTCAGCGTTGAGCTCTGAATGCTTATTTCCTACAAATCTCATTAACTTAAGCCAGCCGCATCGTGAATCAATATCTACGATAATATATGATGTACAACCATCTTTCTTGGGTGTCAGTATAAACGCTTTAAGCTGACTCCTTAAAGCTTGTTGCGAGCCATCAAAAAATGAAATTGTCCCGCGTGAGGCCAATACTCGTGTCTCTTTGAACAGAGAAAACTTTTTTAACTTCGTCTGGCTATTCAACGTCTTGAAATGGGTTGCATGCCCGTTACTCAAGAGTACAGCTAATGCGTCAGCTTGTTTATCATCCATATTAAAAACTCGCAACTACATCAGTAGATATGCTTGAGGCTCGTAGCTAACACCATTGCCGCGACATTGAAGCTCACCTTCTACCCAACGTTCGTTGTCGTAGCCAATGAGGTCACTTGGATAGCTAGATGCCTTATCTCTCTCAAGAAACCTTGAAGAGTCCTCACAAAAAACCAAGTCAGGCACTTTAGATATATCAAAGTCATCAGGTACAGGAAAAGCGTCTTTTATGTGCTCAATCCAAAAAGCAGGCCTGGAGTACATGAATGCATTATTAACTGCATGTTTTACAAGCTCAGGATTTACAACCTTAACATATTCTAAGGTTGACAATTTTTCCCAAGCATCTGGATCCGTAGGATTAGTAAGAAGCCAAGGGAATCTGCTCACTATATGAGGCAAATCAGCAACAGCTTGTTGGTTAGGCAAAACAATTTTTTCCAACCAATGAGATATTATCGCACATGCAACCCTCGCGAGCTGCTCTACTGGCATGTACTCAACAATGGGCCTGTCTTTATCTAAAATATTAAATACGCTTAACCCAACGCTCTTCAATGCGATGTCACGGAATGATCGAGCACCGCCAGACTTAACACCGAGAACGCCTGCGATATCATAAGCTAAATAGTTAGGCGCTTCAGTATCCTGCAACTCAAAGCCAAGAGTCTTCATCACAGGCTCATCAAGATTCTGCTGAATGAACGCTCTGAAAGCTTCAATGCGGGCTACTTCCGCGAGCAAGTTTGGCCAATGCCAAGGCCTAAATCCTGCGAAACCTGAAGACTTCCAAAGACCTTGATCAGTAATTTGTATACTACCAACATCGTAGTCGGCATAGGACGATGCTGTACGCTTCATAGTAAGGTCGAAATTGCACGTACCATACTGGTTTACTACAACGATGGGACCTATTGTAGACATTAATCGCGCCGTATACGCTATCTCGGCACCTGTTGACCATGCCGCAGACGCTTTCTCATCCAAGCCGAGCAAATCATAGTCCACTATGAGAAGGTGGTAACCCTCATACCCTAATGCAGGGGAGTACTCACCTGCCCTTGAGGCTAGTCTTGAGCGGTGTAACTCCGTGATAAACTCGGACACCTCTCCTTTTTCGAATACCGTTATATTGGCATCAACAAACTTAGAGAGCTCGGACTTCCAACCACAGGCTCTTTCGTACTCATCGTCAAGTACCAATATATTAATCTTGCTCATCATGATTCCATTCTAGTTTGAACGCCGTCTTAAATCCCACTGGAGGGGCTACGAAAGAAACTGTGCAGTCTAAAGAGTCTGCGACCATCTTTACGATTGTAAGACCGATCCCCATTCCCCCCAAACCTAAAGCTTTACGCTCCTCAGGAATCTCTAATCGCCTTATAAAGGGTTTAAACAAATCCGCGCTGTCTGATAAGCGAACACCTACACCCGTATCCGCGATAATTACCGATGATTTATTACCCTTAGTTTCTCCATAAGCGAAAATCAGCCGCTTATTGGAGCCAATCATCGCATTTACAGCGTTTATCAAAACATTCTGAAAAACCGCGTTCCAGGCTGCTAGCGTCGCTGCGGGCAGTATCATAGTTTTAGGAAACTCGTACTCAACGCTTACTTGCCGCAACAATGCTTCGGAATTAACAACTACGCGGTTTAGCACCTTCCCGACATTATATTTGTTACGCTTTTCCCTATCGTACTCATGCATGAGCGGTGAGAATAGCTTCCGAGCCTTGGCCGTTCTCTCTGCCCAATTATCCAAAGAGCTAATAAGTTTAGGCATATCTAATATTTTATTTTTGTCCGTTAGCTGCTTACGCATATCAGAAAGGACAGTAAGCTCCTTGTGAAGCTCATGCTCCATCGCAAGAGCGGCCATTCCGGAGGTAGCCAAAGCTGCAAGAAGTATACGTTCCTCATTGATCGCAGAACTACGCTGCTCTTCTAAGTCCTCCAACTCCTTGAACTTAAGAGAAACCGCTTCAACCTCAGCACTCAACTTATCAGGGAGCTTCATTGAGAGTTGAAATAACTGATTTCTTATTTCAGAAACCTTCTCTTCAGTCCTCGGCACATCTAAGCGAGCGGAAGCTTTTTCTATATTTCTACGTTCAAATGAACGCATAGCGTAAAAGTCAATTGCCCATCTGACGCTATGCTGCAGTTCTTCAAAAGCATCATTATCAATGAGCCTATCACGTGTGACTTGCACATTTAAGTAGGCACCCTTGTTCAATTCAATCGGTGTTGCCGTAGTTCTTTCATGCGATGTAGATATTTTTACAGCACCAAAAATTCGCCCGTTCGTAGGTAGGTCATTGAGGCCGCTACGAACTTGAAGATTTGCTGGTAACAGCTTTGACTTATTGAGTCGATGGGAATGGTCTATTTCAAGACCTAACCAATCTTGCTCATCACCACCATAAAAAGGGAGTCTAAAGTTGTTGTCATAAATATGTATCCCTCCAAACTTTCTAAAGTAATCCCTGGCTTCATGAACATTAATACCTCCGGCCTGCTTACCCGAAAGCTTAAACACATAAATTTTGAAATCTACTTCATCAAGAAGCCTGTTAACTGGAGGAAAGCTGGCATTGTATTCATCACCATTTTTAAATTTGACGACTACTTCATTTTTACCACTCGACTTACCTGCACTCAATTTTCCTTCAATAATGGCAATCCAGTTCTCTAGCGCCCTGTCCATTTGGCTATCGAATGCTTTCTTTGCTTGCGAAGTAAGCCCTTTTACCTGTATA
Above is a genomic segment from Pseudomonas azadiae containing:
- a CDS encoding Vps62-related protein; protein product: MKPLQFNDLLISFTSEFLPLWNDKGTHAHKAVGFWRPSTTSDVLSPFYALGDIAVGHYRNINQSRIVAVVSDANKADGTALRPPVDYHLVWHDEGTGAHANFSIWRPLAPQGYVTMGLVCGVGYDKPSRHAVRCVREDLIVTAQVGELIWNDKGSGSANDLSLWSVTPPDAPAGEAYLAPGTFLGHDSYAKPGTETYSLRLALTAQLSDLPPPPALTGHESPSSDNEDAATLQVCELPWFCVKDPELSAVEQLQASPTYRLERTDRHRLAGFGHNTGSTPQPFMWTADKGELGGNARALAFNTSVDLSKEWPAHPQAFEMIFSAQLGREFTHTQRSAKGWSHSSPLEIITYVPPRKAVAAYLLHSEYCLLRQDGSQVSATVSYANGDHVYMSESPDAEPLPDEAIATVEAPQAEPDLEVTGHDLIDNTLIP
- a CDS encoding divergent polysaccharide deacetylase family protein — encoded protein: MRVALIIALLCSLAGVAHATPAGEPQKAYLTLIIDDLGQNLPRDRRVLALPGPVTTAIMPDTPHAAEFAREAHKAGKIVILHMPMDPATGPFAWHPELSIEELGKRLDAAFQAVPFTAGINNHMGSRMTAQPQAMAWLMSELQRRNKFFVDSRTSAQTVAAAEAQRIGLAHVSRDVFLDDERTEAAITTQLQTAIKLAHKQGSAVMIGHPYPQTLAVLERELPKLKAQGVEWIDIRLMISVRSNQAMAGHGKNGTYLPARK
- a CDS encoding S41 family peptidase, with the translated sequence MLHLSRLTSLALTIALVIGAPLAFADQAAPAAPAATAATSAATTRAPLPLDELRTFAEVMDRIKAAYVEPVDDKTLLENAIKGMLSNLDPHSAYLGPEDFAELQESTSGEFGGLGIEVGSEDGNIKVVSPIDDTPASKAGIQAGDFIVKINGQPTRGQTMTEAVDKMRGKIGQKITLTLVRDGGNPFDVTLTRATIVVKSVKSQLLEAGYGYIRITQFQVKTGDEVAKALAKLRKDNGKKLNGIVLDLRNNPGGVLQSAVEVVDHFITKGLIVYTKGRIANSELRFSATGNDLSENVPLAVLINGGSASASEIVAGALQDQKRGVLMGTNSFGKGSVQTVLPLNNERALKITTALYYTPNGRSIQAQGIVPDIEVRKAKITNEIDSEYYKEADLQGHLGNGNGGADQPTDSGKKAKPMPQDDDYQLAQALSLLKGLSITRSR
- a CDS encoding murein hydrolase activator EnvC family protein, with the protein product MLRALITLALVCLLQPAFADERAQTQQQLDATRQDIAELKKLLGKLQEEKSGVQKDLRGTETEMGKLEKQVQELQKELKKSESELERLDAEKKKLQSARVEQQRLIAIQARAAYQNGRQEYLKLLLNQQNPEKFARTLTYYDYLSKARLEQLKSFNETLRQLVNVEQEIANQQSQLQDQKSALDTQRNELDKVRKERQLALAKLNDDVKARDAKLQAREQDQADLAKVLKTIEETLARQAREAEEARQKALIAQQEAEKKRQREAELAATSDAPAPRKPAHATPGPLVSSAGESFGGPFASARGKLPWPVDGRLLARFGETRGDDTRAKWDGVMISASAGSQVHAVHGGRVVFADWLRGAGLLVILDHGNGYLSLYGHNQTLLKSAGDVVKAGESISTVGNSGGQDTPALYFAIRQQGRPSDPAQWCRSQG
- a CDS encoding DNA cytosine methyltransferase — protein: MIDAVDLFCGAGGLTAGLRKANIHVRAGYDNDANCEHAYTVNNHASFINKDVQEVTVEEVKNWYQKGSIKLLAGCAPCQPFSTYNQGKDASLDRKWPLLYAFQRLIKGVKPELVTMENVPDVTKHEVYHDFVASLKAQKYHVWEGRVACADYGLPQKRQRHVLLASKFGPISLMPKTHNIHVTVEQVLKKYAKLHAGEHHSSDPLHRAAKLSPTNMARIMLSTQGGTWRDWPESLRANCHKKESGKTYASVYGRMKWSEPSPTMTTLCYGFGNGRFGHPEQNRAISLREAATLQSFPDDYEFLPAEKINFKAVGRMIGNAVPVILGEVIGHSLNIHMQEYR
- a CDS encoding ATP-binding protein, which encodes MLKDDLGQGAMPEKNRVEDGSNRKFHTFTVDAALLRELGERLVGKPYVALAELVKNSYDADATQVTVTFERDSITVSDNGAGMSRPEFIAYWLRVGTTHKQNQKLTERSRQVTGSKGVGRLSVQFLGDELEIISKGVDDTSAFRANVNWGEAREANDLVKAGAYISPSRSTTKIDGRYEHGTSVKIIGLKHQWLVEDLTDLAGELWFLKPPVELMGDDSDDVFDIQVKGLTSQAKKAFDSQMDRALENWIAIIEGKLSAGKSSGKNEVVVKFKNGDEYNASFPPVNRLLDEVDFKIYVFKLSGKQAGGINVHEARDYFRKFGGIHIYDNNFRLPFYGGDEQDWLGLEIDHSHRLNKSKLLPANLQVRSGLNDLPTNGRIFGAVKISTSHERTTATPIELNKGAYLNVQVTRDRLIDNDAFEELQHSVRWAIDFYAMRSFERRNIEKASARLDVPRTEEKVSEIRNQLFQLSMKLPDKLSAEVEAVSLKFKELEDLEEQRSSAINEERILLAALATSGMAALAMEHELHKELTVLSDMRKQLTDKNKILDMPKLISSLDNWAERTAKARKLFSPLMHEYDREKRNKYNVGKVLNRVVVNSEALLRQVSVEYEFPKTMILPAATLAAWNAVFQNVLINAVNAMIGSNKRLIFAYGETKGNKSSVIIADTGVGVRLSDSADLFKPFIRRLEIPEERKALGLGGMGIGLTIVKMVADSLDCTVSFVAPPVGFKTAFKLEWNHDEQD